The DNA segment CTCGAGCGGATCGCCCGCCGCGAGCCCGAGATCGGCGCCTTCCTGACGTGGAACGAAGAACGCGTGATCGCCGACGCCCGCGAAGTCGACCGCCGGCTCGCCTCCGGAGAGTCGCTTCCGCTCGCGGGCGTCATGGTCGGAGTCAAGGACAACATGACGGCCGAGGGGTACCCGGCTTCCTGCGGATCGCGGATCCTCGAGGGCTTCTCGCCCGGCTACGACGCGACCGCCGTGGCGCGGCTGAAGGACGCGGGGGCGGTCGTCGCGGGAAAGACGAACCTCGACGAGTTCGCGATGGGCTCCTCGACGGAGAATTCCGCGTTCCAGAAGACCCGCAACCCCTGGGACGTCGGGCGCGTCCCCGGCGGGTCGTCCGGCGGGAGCGCGGCGGCGGTCGCGGCGCGCGAGGTCCCCGCCGCCCTCGGCTCGGACACCGGAGGATCGGTGAGGCAGCCGGCCGCCCTCTGCGGCGTCGTGGGCGTGAAACCCACCTACGGCCGCGTTTCGCGCTTCGGCCTCGTCGCCTTCGCCTCGTCGCTCGACCAGATCGGCCCGCTCGCGACGAGCGTCGAAGACGCGGCGCGCCTCTACGACGCGATCGCCGGGCAGGACGCCCGCGACTCGACGACGGCGCCCGTTCCCGTCGGCGATCCGCTCGGCGCCCTGTTCCGGGGCGCGCGAGGGCTCCGGGTCGGCGTGCTGCGGGAGGCGTCGGTCGAGGGCGCGGACGCGCAGGTCCTCGAAAACTTCGCCGAGGCCGTCTCGGCGCTCCGCTCGGCGGGCGCCGCGATCGAGGAGATCTCCGTCCCGCGCGCGCCGTACGCGATTCCGGTGTATTACGTCGTCGCCAACGCCGAGGCCTCGTCGAACCTCGCCCGCTACGACGGGATCCGATACGGGCCCCGCGACGAGGCGGCGGACCTCGAGTCCTTCTACGCACAGCACCGGACGCGCGATTTCGGCGCGGAGGTCAAGCGCCGGATCCTGCTGGGCACGTTCGCGCTGTCGGCGGGCTACGCCGACGCGTTCTACAAGCGCGCGAGCCGCGTCCGCGCGCTCCTTCGCCGCGACTTCGCGCAGGCCTTCTCCCGCGTCGACGCGATCGCCTGCCCGACCGTCCCGGCTCCGGCTTTCCGTTTCGGCGAGAAGGTCGACGATCCTCTCGCGATGTATCTCTCCGACATCTTCACGACGCCCGCTTCGCTCGCGGGGATCCCCGCGATCTCGGTCCCTTCCGGCTTTTCGCGGGAGGGCCTGCCCCTCGCGCTCCAGCTGATGGCCGCCCCCTGGCGGGAAGAGACGCTCTTCGCCCTGTCGGCCGCGTACGAGCGGGAGACTCGTTTCACGGATGCCGCGCCTCCGATCGCGGCGTAGCGTCGGAGCCGCGCTCGCCGCGCTCCTCGTCGCCGCGGCGGCGGCCGGAGCCGACGAGCCCGAGTTCGTCCGGACGGCCGTCGTCTCCCCGGAGCTGAAGGTGTCGATCGCGAGGGGCGATCTCGTCTACCTCTTCGCGAAGCCGCTGCCGGGCGAGGGCGTGGCGGCCTTCGCGCGGCGGTTCTCGGAGGACCCGAAGACGCAAAAGAAGATCCTCGCGCTGAACGGCCGGGAGAAGGTGCAGAGCGCGGGCGTCTTCCTCCGCGTCCCGTACGAGCTCCTCTCCGACAAC comes from the Thermoanaerobaculia bacterium genome and includes:
- the gatA gene encoding Asp-tRNA(Asn)/Glu-tRNA(Gln) amidotransferase subunit GatA; this encodes MSAIREIVSAVTSGATSAERTALQALERIARREPEIGAFLTWNEERVIADAREVDRRLASGESLPLAGVMVGVKDNMTAEGYPASCGSRILEGFSPGYDATAVARLKDAGAVVAGKTNLDEFAMGSSTENSAFQKTRNPWDVGRVPGGSSGGSAAAVAAREVPAALGSDTGGSVRQPAALCGVVGVKPTYGRVSRFGLVAFASSLDQIGPLATSVEDAARLYDAIAGQDARDSTTAPVPVGDPLGALFRGARGLRVGVLREASVEGADAQVLENFAEAVSALRSAGAAIEEISVPRAPYAIPVYYVVANAEASSNLARYDGIRYGPRDEAADLESFYAQHRTRDFGAEVKRRILLGTFALSAGYADAFYKRASRVRALLRRDFAQAFSRVDAIACPTVPAPAFRFGEKVDDPLAMYLSDIFTTPASLAGIPAISVPSGFSREGLPLALQLMAAPWREETLFALSAAYERETRFTDAAPPIAA